Sequence from the Thermomonas sp. HDW16 genome:
GCGCGACAGATGGAGGCTTAACCCGCAGCTCGCGCCGCCAGCATGCGGTCCAGCACCGATTTCAACGCAAGCGGCCGCAACGGCTTCATCAACAGAGGCAGTCCTGCCTCCTGTGCGGCAACACGCACGGCGCCGGTCTGGTCGGCACTGAGGATCATGCACGGCACCTGGCCGAAACGCCCTGCAAGGCGTGCATGCAAGGCGACGCCATCGTCGCCGGCATCGAGGTGGTAGTCGAATATCCACAGTGCGCAAGCCGATACTTCGAGCACAGCCGCCGCGGCGTCGCCATCACCTACAGCAAACACTTCGCAACCCCAACCACGCAACACGCCGGCAAGTGCATCCAGCGACTGCGTTTCGTTGTCGACAATCAGCACGCGCAGGCCGGCCACCCCACGTTGCGATGACGACAGCGGCTGGGCCGCACTGACGCGTGCCACCTCGATGGCGAACATGCTGCCGCGTCCCGGTTGGCTGCGTAGCTGGATGGCGGAACCGAGCAGGTTCGCAATGCGCTTGGCGATGGCAAGCCCCAGGCCGAGTCCCTGCCCGGGCGCATCGTCGCCACGGCGGAACTCTTCGAAGATCGCCTCGCGTTGACCGTCGTCGATACCGGGGCCGGTGTCGTGCACTTCGATGCGCAAGGTATCGCCATGCCGGCGCGCGCCCAGCAACACGCTGCCGGATTCTGTGTAGCGCAACGCATTCGCCAGGAAATTCTGCAGCACCCGCCGCAGCAGCTGTGGATCGCTGCGCACCCATGCACGGGTCGGCACGAAACGCAGGCGCAGCCCGCGCTCGGCGGCAATCACGCCGAATTGTGCGACCAGCGGCTCCAGCACGTCGCCCAGCGGGAATGCGCGCGGCTCCGGCACCAACCCGCCTGCTTCCAGCCGCGACATGTCCAGCAACGTCGTCAACAGGTCTGTCGTGGAATCCAGTGCACCTCCGATTTGCATCGCAAGCTCGCGCTGCTCGCCTTCGCCACGCTGCTGCAGAGTGGCGGCGAACAGGTGCGCGGCATGCAGCGGCTGCAGCAGGTCATGGCCGATGGCGGCAAGGAAGCGGCTTTTCGCATCGTTGGCGTGTTCGGCTTCACGCTTGGCGGATTCCAATAACGCGGTGCGTTCTTCGACGCGCTGCTCCAGCGTTTCGTTGATGCGCTTCAGCCCGGTTTCCGCTTCGCGGAATGCGGTGACATCGGTGAAGGTGGCGACGAAGCCGCCACCGGGCATCGGGTTGCCGCGGATTTCGATGATGCTGCCGTCCGGGAACACGCGCTCGGACAGGTGCGAGGTGCCGGTGCGCATGTGTTCGAGACGACGGTGCAGCGCGTCGTCCTGGCGGTCGATCCCGGCCACTTCGCGCAAGGCCCATGCCGAAGCCTCGGCGATGGGCAGGCCCACCCGCAGCATGCCCGGTGGGAAACCGAACAGCTCCGCGTAGCGGCGGTTCCACGCAACCAGCCGCAGTTCGGCATCGACCACGCTGATGCCCTGCGACATGTTCTCCAGCGCCGCTTCCAGCAGCCGCTGGTTGAAGCGGAGGTCCTGGCTGGCCTCATCGACGATCGCCGCCACGGTTTCCAGATCCGCACCACGCCGGTCGGCATCCACGGTGTCGCGCCGCGCGGCATCCAGCAACAGGCGCGCGGATGCACTGCCGAGGATCGCCGCCAATTCGTGTTCCAGCCGCGATTCGATTGCCGCAGGCACCGGCCCGTTCGCCGGCGCGTTGCGCAACAGCTCATCCACGCGTTGCTGCGGCAGGAAGCGCCGCCCCGCGCTGCGCAGGGTCTGCAGGTCGGAGCCACGCGCCTCGCGGCGGCGCGGCGCGCTGTGGATTCCCGCAACCAACAGCGTGACCACGCTGCCGACGAACAGGCTCACGCCCACTGCGCGCCCCAACCGGCTCCATCCGGTGAGGCCAAACAAGGCCTCCGGCGCCAACCAATGCTGGCCGAACGGACCGGCGTGCAACCACGCGGGATCGGTGCCCGTGGTTGCCGCGATCATCGGCACCAGCATCACCCACGACCACGCGGCGAAGCCGGCCAGCACGCCCAGCGTGGCCGCGCTGGCCGGCGTCTGCGGGCGCCACACGGCGAATGCGAGTGCGGGCGCCAGGGTTGCCAGTGCGGAAAACGACACCGCCCCGACATCGGCCAAGGCTTCATTGCCGCTGACCAATCGACTGTAGGCCCAGCCCAGCAGCATGATCGCGACGATGCCCACGCGGCGCAGCAGCAGCAGGTCACCGCGGTGGTCGCCGCGCTCGTCGCCACTGACGCTGCGCGCCCACGCGCCACGCAGCAGGCCCGGCGCGAACCAGTGGTTGCCGATCATCAGGCTCAATGCCAGGGTACCGACAATGACCATGCCGGTGGCCGCACTCAGCCCGCCGAGGAAGACCAGCAAGGCGATGCCCTGGTTGTTCTGCGCCAGCGGCAGCGCGAGCGCATACATGTCCGAGGGCACGCGATCGCCGAACATCGCCATGCCCGCGCGCGCCAGCGGCAACGCCGGCAATGCGATCAGCAACAGGTACAGTGGGAACTGCCAGCGCGCGGTGCGCACGTCGGCCTCGTCGCGGCACTCGACCACGCCGACGTGGAACTGGTGCGGCATCAGGAACATCGCCAACGCGCCCAGGATCACCAGTGGCACGAAGCCACCCGAGGGCTGCGCGGGCAACGTGCGCATCGCCGCCTCGGGCAGTTCCTGCAGGCCGAACCAGACGAAGCCGCCCAGTGCCAGCATGGCCAGCAGCTTGAACATCGATTCGAACGCGATCGCCAGCACCAGTCCGCGGTTGTGTTCGGCGGCGCTGGCGCGGCGGGTACCGAACACGATCGCGAACAAGGCCATTGCCAGCGCGACATACAGCGCACCATCGCGCCAGACCGGCGGTGCGCCATCGGTGGCGACATCCGGCCCCGCCGTCAGGGTCGAGAAACTCATGGTGATCGCCTGCAACTGCAGCGCGATATACGGGATCAGGCCCAGCACGGTCACCAGGGTCACCGTGGCGGCCAACCATGCGTCCTTGCCCAGCCGGGTGGCGATCAGGTCGGCCAGCGAGGTCGCATTGCTTTCGCGCGCCAGCCGCACCAGCCGGATCATGAAGAACACGGCGAGCGCGTAGAACAGGATCGCGCCGATGAAGGTCGGCGGCAGCGGCCAGCCGTAACGCGCCGCCTGGGTCACCGTGCCGTAGAAGGTCCACGAGGTGCAATGCACCGCCAACGACAGCGCGTAGATGTGCCGCCAGTGTTTGGCGAACACGCCCGGATGGCGTTCTGCGTACAGGCCGGTGCCGAACAACAAGCCGAGCCACAGCAACGCAGCGGCAACGACCGCGGCGACGCTCAACATCGCGTCACCTTCAAACACGTGGGCAACTGTTGTTGTTCATCAGGCTGCATGCGCGGCGAGCATAACGCGACGGCGGGCCGAAGCCCGCCGTCGTCCGATCTGCGTGGTACCGCGAAGATCAGAAGTCGTACTTGACGGTGAGGCTGTATTGGCGCGGCGGACCGTAGAAGCCGGTATGCACGCCAAGCGCGGCGTACAAGTTGTAACCGGTGGTGCGGTACGCCTTGTCGGCCAGGTTGCTGCCCTGCAGGGACACCGTCCACGCATCTGCCGGCTTCCAGATCACGCCGGCATTGACCAAGCCGTACCCGTCCTGGGTGATCGGCTGCACGGTGGCCAGCGTCACCGGATCCCTGACTACTTCGGTCGTGGCCACCACGTCGCTCTGGTAGGCGTAGCTCACCCGCGCCGACAAGCTGCCGGCAGCGCCCAGGTCGGCACGGTATTCCAGGTTCACCGCGCCGGAGAAGTCCGGTGCGTTGGTGAATTCCTGCTGGTCGGCGATGTTGACGTTCTTGAACATGTACGTATCGAACTTCGCATCCAACCAGGCCAGGTTGCCCGACACGGTGAAGTTGTCGGTCGCCAGCCACTGGTACTCGGCCTCGAAGCCGTTGACCGTGCCCGCGCCGGCGTTGGTGAAGTCGCCGAAGAACGCCTTGGTGTTCTGCGGCGTGGTGTACTCGGTGAAGATCGAGAGCTGGATGTCCTTGTACTTGTTGTGGAACGCGGACAGGTTCAGGAACAGGCGCTGGTCGAGCAGGCCCATCTTGGTGCCGACTTCGTAGCTGTCGACCTGCTCGTCCTGGAACGGTTCGGCCGAACGCGGCACCGCGGTGGCCTGCGCACGGATGTTGTAGCCGCCCGATTTGAAGCCGCGCGTGGCCAGGCCGTAGACCATCACGTCCGGGGTGAGCTGGTAGTCCAGCGAGATCTTCGGCGACAGGTTCTTGAAGTTGATGGTCTTGTCGAAGTTCGCCGCCACCACGCCATTGGGCGTGGTGAAGGTGCCATCTTTGTAGCCGATGTTCCTGACCACCGCGTGCTTGTCTTCGCTGGTCCAGCGGGCGCCCAGGTCGACGCTGAATTTGTCGCTGACGTCGAACGTCCAGTCGGCGTAGGCGGCGATGCTTTCGGTATAGACCGTGCCCTGCGTGTCACCGAAGCTGATGTTGAAGAAGTTGTTCAGCACCTGGCCGCCGGCTTCGCCATCGAACTTGTAGAAGCCGATCACGCCACGCGAACGCCCGCCGCCGTCGTAATTGGCCTGCAGTTCGTGGGTGACCTGTTCGTCGCGATAGAACGCCTTGACGTCGGCGATCTTGTCCTGGGTGGTGTCGAAGTCGATATTGGTTTCGGTATCCGACTCGCGCTTGGCGAGGACGTACTTGAACGCCCAGTTGTCGCTGCCGCGCACGTTGATGGTCGCGGAGGCGCCGCTCAGCGTGGTGTCGTTGACGTTGGGCATGCCGTTGCGGACGTCGTAGCGGCTTTCCATCGGCGGCTTGGGCCCGGTTCCGCCGTACAACGGGATCGAATTGAACGGATTGGCCCGCAGCATCTGCGCGCCGCGCACGCCGGAGCTGTCGTCGACATGGTCGAACGCGAACTGCAGGTCCACCGCATCGGTGACGTAGGCGCCCAGGTTGGCGCGGAACGCACGGATCTTCTTGTCGCTAACCTGCGCGCCGGTGATCACGTTCTCGCCGAAGCCGTCGCGATGCAGGTCTGCGATGGAAATGCGTCCGCGCAGGTATTCGCTGCCACCGAAACCGCCGCCCACCGCCGCCTTGAGGTCGCGCTGGCCGTAATTGCCGACGGTGACCGAGCCGTAGCCGTTGAAGTCTGAGCGCAAGCCCTTGGAGATGTACTTGATCGCGCCGCCGATGGTGTTCTTGCCATACAGCGTGCCCTGCGGACCGCGCAGCACCTCGATGCGGTCGACGTCGAACACGTCGAGCAAGGCACCCTGCGGGCGCGCGATATAGACGTCGTCCATGTAGATGCCGACGCCCGGGTCCACGCCCCACAGCGGATCGGACTGGCCGACGCCGCGGATGTAGGCGGTGAGCGTGCTGCTGGAACCGCGCGCCGCGTAGATGGTGAGGTTGGGCACCTGCGCATCGAGGTCGGACAGGTCCTCGACATTAAGTTTGTCCAGCGCATCCGCGGTGAACGCAGTGACCGCGACCGGGACATCCTGCAGGGTTTCCTCGCGCTTGCGCGCGGTGACCTTCACCGCCTCCAGCGTGGTTGCCTTCTTGCCGCCTTCAGCGGATGCCGCCGCATCCTGTGCGGATGCCGGCATCGCGATGGCCAGCAACGACACCGCCAGCACGCCATGGATCGCCAGACTCAATTGCTTGCGCTTCATCGTTCCCCTCCTGAGGGTACGTGGACACGGGCGGGCCCATGCCGCCGACGGAGGCAAGTTAGTTGTTAAGCGTCCTTCACGGCATTGGACGTTAGGACAATGGGCCGGGACGGCAATGCCGCCGACACTCGCAGCCCTGACCGATGCCCACGGGGGCGCAATGGCATTCCTGATCGTGCTGGCCGCGTTGTGCTTCCTGATGTTCGTGGCCTACCGCGGCTACAGCGTGATCCTGTTCGCACCGGTTGCGGCGCTGGGCGCGGTGCTGCTGACCGATCCGCAACTGGTCGCACCGATGTTCACCGGCCTGTTCATGGACAAGATGGTCGGCTTCCTCAAGCTGTATTTCCCGGTGTTCCTGCTTGGTGCGCTGTTCGGCAAGGTGATCGAGCTGTCCGGCTTCTCGAAATCCATCGTCGCCGCCACCATCAAGCTGGTCGGCGCGCAACGCGCGATGCTGGCCATCGTCGCGGTCTGCGCCTTGCTCACCTACGGCGGCGTGTCGCTGTTCGTGGTGGTGTTCGCGGTGTATCCGTTCGCGGCCGAACTGTTCCGCCAGAGCGACATCCCCAAGCGGCTGATCCCCGGCACCATCGCGCTGGGTGCGTTCACCTTCACCATGGACGCGCTGCCGGGCACCCCGCAGATCCAGAACATCATCCCGACCACCTTCTTCGGCACCGATACCTGGGCCGCGCCGGTGCTGGGCACCTTGGGCGGCGTCTTCATCCTGATCCTGGGCATGCTCTATCTCGACTGGCGCCGCCGCGCCGCGTTGAAGGCCGGCGAAGGCTACGGCGATGCCGCCACCCTGTTGAACGAACCCGCCGCTTTCACCGGCGGCAAGCTGGCCAATCCGCTGATCGCGATCGCGCCGCTGCTGGTGGTAGGCATCGTCAACAAATTGATGACCGTGTGGATTCCGGGCTACTACGGCGAAAGCACCAGCTTCGATCCCGCAGTAATCGGCAGCGCTGCGCCTGTAGTCCAGGAAGTCTCGAAGGTCGCCGCGATCTGGGCAGTGGAAGGCGCGTTGCTGGCCGGCATCGCCTGCGTGCTGCTGTTCGCGTGGAAGCCGGTGACGAAGAGTTTCGCCGAAGGCAGCAAGTCAGCCATCGGCGGCGCGTTGCTGGCAGGCATGAACACCGCTTCCGAATATGGTTTTGGCGCGGTGATCGCCGCCCTGCCCGGCTTCCTGGTAGTCGCCAATGCACTGGGGTCGATCCCGAATCCACTGGTCAACGAGGCGGTCACCGTCACCGCACTGGCCGGCATCACCGGCAGCGCCTCCGGCGGCATGAGCATCGCGTTGGCTGCGATGTCGGAAACTTTCATCGCCAACGCCAATGCCGCCGGTATCCCGATGGAGGTGCTGCACCGCGTAGCCGCGATGGCCTCCGGCGGCATGGATACCCTGCCGCACAACGGTGCAGTGATCACCCTGCTCGCGGTCACCGGCCTGAGCCATCGACAGGCCTACAAGGACATTTTCGCCGTCACCATCATCAAGACGCTGGCGGTGTTCGTTGTGATCGGGCTGTATTACGCCTTCGGCATCGTCTGAGGCTTGCCAGCCTTGGCCATGGCCCGCACCATGCGGGCCATGAGCGACACCGACACGCCCCACACACTCCCGAACCGCACCACTCCCACTTGGGAAGTGGAACTGCTGATTTCCGGTATTGCAGTATTCGCCATGCTGCAGTTGCCCAGCCTGCTGGACAACGTCATGTTCGCGCTGGAGCCCAGGCTCGACAACGATTGGCAGCAGCCCCTTGTCCTCGCCTACCTCTATGGCAAGGGCATGGCGGTGATCCTGGCGATCACTTTCGTGCTGCACCTCCTGTTGCGCGCGCGCTGGATCGCGCTGGTCGGCATGTATTCGGTCTATCCCGACGGCATTCGCTGGGACAAGCTGCGGATCGGCCCGATTCAGGGCGAAGTCGAGCGCGAACGTGCATTGCCGTTCCCGACCATCATCGACCGCGCCGACAACCTGGCGACGACGGTGTTCGCGGTCGGCGTGATGCTCGGGATACTGGTGGTAGTGATCGCCGTGGTCGCGCTCTTCATCTCCGTGTTCGGGATACTGCTGTCGACGCTCTCCGACCGGAGGATCGATGGCTACAAAGTGATTCTCGCGGTGTTCGCGACCGTGATGGTGCCGTTCTCCCTGATCGTCCTGTACGACCGAAAGCGCGGCGCGCGCCTTGCGCCCGACAGCCGGGTGCGCCACATCATCCGCCGCCTGTTCGGCTGGTACGCCAGAATCGGCCTCAGCCGAATGAATAATCCGATCATGAGCCTGCTCGGTAGCCATGGCAGCGACTACAAGGTGGTGGCCTTCACCACCACCTTGCTCATGCTGGTGCTGTTCGCCGTCGGTGCATCCTTCGCGGTGATGCAATCGCCCCAATGGCTGGGCAACTACGGGTTGTTCCCTTCGGACAAAGGGACGACTGCAATCGATGCCGCGCATTACGATGATCAGCGCGATCCCGCGCGCGACCCGGCTTTACCCTACATCCAATCCATGGCCGTGACCGCCGCGCCCTACCTTCGCCTGGTCGTTCCATACCGCCCGATGCGCGACGAGCCGGCCATGAGACGCATCTGCGCGCAAGCACAGGCCCTCCCCAATCCGCGACAGGCGGAAGTGCGGTTGGCTTGCCTGTCGACACTGCATGGCGTGACGCTCGATGGCGAGCCATTGGCCGACATGCGCTATGAAATCGCCAGCGATCCTCGCACCGATCGTCCTGCGCTGCTGGCGATGATCGACGTGCGTGGCCTGCCACGTGGCCGCCACGAACTGCGCATCGCACGGCCGTCAACGGACGATGAGGATAACGACGCCAAGGACGATCCTGGCTACGACCAGATCCTGTTCTGGCGCTGAACCTGCGGCCACACACCCGTAAAATCAGCGGGTGAGCGAATCCCCGCAACGCAAGATCATCCACGTCGACATGGATGCGTTCTACGCATCGGTGGAGCAGCGCGACGATCCTTTGCTGCGCGGCAAGCCGGTGGTGGTGGCCTGGCGCGGGGCGCGTTCGGTAGTGTGCGCGGCCAGTTACGAGGCGCGCGTGTTCGGCGTGCGCTCGGCGATGCCTGCGGTGCGCGCGGAACGGCTGTGTCCTGACGCGATCTTCGTGCCGCCGGATTTCGTGCGCTACAAGGCGGTTTCGAAGCAGGTGCGCGAAATCTTCGAGCGGCACACCGACCTGATCGAGCCGCTCTCGCTGGACGAGGCCTATCTCGACGTGACGCAACCCAGGCAGGATCTCGGCAGCGCCACCGCTATCGCGATGCATATTCGCGATGCGATCCGCGAGGAAACCCAACTCACCGCATCGGCCGGCATCGCGCCGAACAAGTTCCTGGCCAAGATCGCCAGCGACTGGAACAAGCCGGACGGCCAATTCGTGCTCAAGCCGGCGATGGTCGATGCCTTCCTCGCCCCGCTCGCCGTTGGCAAGCTGCCGGGTGTCGGCAAAGTCATGGAAACCAAGCTGGCCGAACTCGGCATCGCTACCTGTAGCGACCTGCGTACGTTTGGCGAGACGGCGCTGGAACACCGCTTCGGCCGCTGGGGCCGACGCCTGCATGAGTTGTCGCTGGGCATCGACGAACGCGAAGTGCAGAGCGAACGCGCCACGCTGCAGGTCTCCGCCGAAGATACCTTCGAGCACGATCTGTTGTTGGACGAACTGGAGCCGCATATCCGGCGCATGGCCGCAAAAGCCTGGGCCGGCTACCTGCGCGAACGCCAGCAGCACCCCGATCGCATCGCGCGCACGGTGGTGCTGAAGCTGAAAACAAGCGATTTCCGCACGCTTACCCGCAGCCTGACCGCAGCGGAGCCGCCGACCTCCGAACAAGCGTTCGCCGATATCGCCTGCGCGCTGCGCGAACGCGTGGCCCTGCCGGCGCGCACACGCTACCGCCTTGTCGGCGCCGGGCTTGCGGGCTTCGCGGAGCCGGACGGCTCCGCAGCGCAGGACGACTTGTTCGCTTGAGCGGTGGCCCTGGTCGATCAGGGCAACGAGCCGGACACTACCGGCAGTTCGATGGCACTGCCTTCCCAGATCCGTTGCGTCGCCTTGCGGTAATCGCCAGGCTTCGCGAAGAAGATGTTATCGACATAGGTCTGCGGGTTGCGGTCGTACAGCGGGAACAGGCTGGATTGCACCTGCACCATCAGCCGGTGGCCGGGCTTGAGCACGTGGTTCACGTTGGGCAGCTCGAAGCGATAGGCCAGCGCGGCATCCGCCTGTAGCGGCTTG
This genomic interval carries:
- a CDS encoding PAS-domain containing protein; translation: MLSVAAVVAAALLWLGLLFGTGLYAERHPGVFAKHWRHIYALSLAVHCTSWTFYGTVTQAARYGWPLPPTFIGAILFYALAVFFMIRLVRLARESNATSLADLIATRLGKDAWLAATVTLVTVLGLIPYIALQLQAITMSFSTLTAGPDVATDGAPPVWRDGALYVALAMALFAIVFGTRRASAAEHNRGLVLAIAFESMFKLLAMLALGGFVWFGLQELPEAAMRTLPAQPSGGFVPLVILGALAMFLMPHQFHVGVVECRDEADVRTARWQFPLYLLLIALPALPLARAGMAMFGDRVPSDMYALALPLAQNNQGIALLVFLGGLSAATGMVIVGTLALSLMIGNHWFAPGLLRGAWARSVSGDERGDHRGDLLLLRRVGIVAIMLLGWAYSRLVSGNEALADVGAVSFSALATLAPALAFAVWRPQTPASAATLGVLAGFAAWSWVMLVPMIAATTGTDPAWLHAGPFGQHWLAPEALFGLTGWSRLGRAVGVSLFVGSVVTLLVAGIHSAPRRREARGSDLQTLRSAGRRFLPQQRVDELLRNAPANGPVPAAIESRLEHELAAILGSASARLLLDAARRDTVDADRRGADLETVAAIVDEASQDLRFNQRLLEAALENMSQGISVVDAELRLVAWNRRYAELFGFPPGMLRVGLPIAEASAWALREVAGIDRQDDALHRRLEHMRTGTSHLSERVFPDGSIIEIRGNPMPGGGFVATFTDVTAFREAETGLKRINETLEQRVEERTALLESAKREAEHANDAKSRFLAAIGHDLLQPLHAAHLFAATLQQRGEGEQRELAMQIGGALDSTTDLLTTLLDMSRLEAGGLVPEPRAFPLGDVLEPLVAQFGVIAAERGLRLRFVPTRAWVRSDPQLLRRVLQNFLANALRYTESGSVLLGARRHGDTLRIEVHDTGPGIDDGQREAIFEEFRRGDDAPGQGLGLGLAIAKRIANLLGSAIQLRSQPGRGSMFAIEVARVSAAQPLSSSQRGVAGLRVLIVDNETQSLDALAGVLRGWGCEVFAVGDGDAAAAVLEVSACALWIFDYHLDAGDDGVALHARLAGRFGQVPCMILSADQTGAVRVAAQEAGLPLLMKPLRPLALKSVLDRMLAARAAG
- a CDS encoding TonB-dependent receptor, with the protein product MKRKQLSLAIHGVLAVSLLAIAMPASAQDAAASAEGGKKATTLEAVKVTARKREETLQDVPVAVTAFTADALDKLNVEDLSDLDAQVPNLTIYAARGSSSTLTAYIRGVGQSDPLWGVDPGVGIYMDDVYIARPQGALLDVFDVDRIEVLRGPQGTLYGKNTIGGAIKYISKGLRSDFNGYGSVTVGNYGQRDLKAAVGGGFGGSEYLRGRISIADLHRDGFGENVITGAQVSDKKIRAFRANLGAYVTDAVDLQFAFDHVDDSSGVRGAQMLRANPFNSIPLYGGTGPKPPMESRYDVRNGMPNVNDTTLSGASATINVRGSDNWAFKYVLAKRESDTETNIDFDTTQDKIADVKAFYRDEQVTHELQANYDGGGRSRGVIGFYKFDGEAGGQVLNNFFNISFGDTQGTVYTESIAAYADWTFDVSDKFSVDLGARWTSEDKHAVVRNIGYKDGTFTTPNGVVAANFDKTINFKNLSPKISLDYQLTPDVMVYGLATRGFKSGGYNIRAQATAVPRSAEPFQDEQVDSYEVGTKMGLLDQRLFLNLSAFHNKYKDIQLSIFTEYTTPQNTKAFFGDFTNAGAGTVNGFEAEYQWLATDNFTVSGNLAWLDAKFDTYMFKNVNIADQQEFTNAPDFSGAVNLEYRADLGAAGSLSARVSYAYQSDVVATTEVVRDPVTLATVQPITQDGYGLVNAGVIWKPADAWTVSLQGSNLADKAYRTTGYNLYAALGVHTGFYGPPRQYSLTVKYDF
- a CDS encoding GntP family permease, coding for MAFLIVLAALCFLMFVAYRGYSVILFAPVAALGAVLLTDPQLVAPMFTGLFMDKMVGFLKLYFPVFLLGALFGKVIELSGFSKSIVAATIKLVGAQRAMLAIVAVCALLTYGGVSLFVVVFAVYPFAAELFRQSDIPKRLIPGTIALGAFTFTMDALPGTPQIQNIIPTTFFGTDTWAAPVLGTLGGVFILILGMLYLDWRRRAALKAGEGYGDAATLLNEPAAFTGGKLANPLIAIAPLLVVGIVNKLMTVWIPGYYGESTSFDPAVIGSAAPVVQEVSKVAAIWAVEGALLAGIACVLLFAWKPVTKSFAEGSKSAIGGALLAGMNTASEYGFGAVIAALPGFLVVANALGSIPNPLVNEAVTVTALAGITGSASGGMSIALAAMSETFIANANAAGIPMEVLHRVAAMASGGMDTLPHNGAVITLLAVTGLSHRQAYKDIFAVTIIKTLAVFVVIGLYYAFGIV
- the dinB gene encoding DNA polymerase IV, whose protein sequence is MSESPQRKIIHVDMDAFYASVEQRDDPLLRGKPVVVAWRGARSVVCAASYEARVFGVRSAMPAVRAERLCPDAIFVPPDFVRYKAVSKQVREIFERHTDLIEPLSLDEAYLDVTQPRQDLGSATAIAMHIRDAIREETQLTASAGIAPNKFLAKIASDWNKPDGQFVLKPAMVDAFLAPLAVGKLPGVGKVMETKLAELGIATCSDLRTFGETALEHRFGRWGRRLHELSLGIDEREVQSERATLQVSAEDTFEHDLLLDELEPHIRRMAAKAWAGYLRERQQHPDRIARTVVLKLKTSDFRTLTRSLTAAEPPTSEQAFADIACALRERVALPARTRYRLVGAGLAGFAEPDGSAAQDDLFA